One genomic window of Streptomyces spiramyceticus includes the following:
- a CDS encoding DJ-1/PfpI family protein: protein MQTAILLYEGFTSLDAVGPFELISHLPGAETVFVAKETGPVRNDQGNLALVADRTLAEVTSPDILLVPGGPDARQAMRDEELLDWVRAVDATSTWTTSVCTGSLILAGAGLLKGRRATTHWLAMDELKAEGAEPTGERVVFDGKYVTAAGVSSGIDMALHLLGRVAGDEVAQTVQLMTEYDPQPPYDAGSPEKAPAEIVARWRDR, encoded by the coding sequence ATGCAGACCGCCATCCTCCTCTACGAAGGTTTCACGTCCCTCGACGCCGTAGGCCCCTTCGAGCTGATCAGCCACCTGCCGGGCGCCGAAACCGTGTTCGTCGCCAAGGAGACCGGCCCCGTCCGCAACGACCAGGGCAATCTCGCCCTCGTCGCCGACCGCACCCTCGCCGAGGTGACGAGCCCGGACATCCTGCTCGTCCCCGGCGGCCCCGACGCGCGGCAGGCCATGCGCGACGAGGAGCTGCTGGACTGGGTCCGCGCGGTGGACGCCACCAGTACCTGGACCACGTCGGTGTGCACCGGCTCGCTGATCCTGGCAGGGGCGGGCCTCCTCAAGGGCCGCCGTGCCACGACACACTGGCTCGCGATGGACGAGCTGAAGGCCGAGGGCGCCGAGCCCACCGGCGAGCGGGTGGTGTTCGACGGCAAGTACGTCACGGCCGCCGGCGTCTCGTCCGGCATCGACATGGCGTTGCACCTGCTGGGCCGGGTCGCCGGTGACGAGGTCGCCCAGACCGTACAGCTGATGACCGAGTACGACCCGCAGCCCCCGTACGACGCGGGCTCGCCGGAGAAGGCCCCGGCGGAGATCGTCGCCCGCTGGCGGGACCGATGA
- a CDS encoding enoyl-CoA hydratase/isomerase family protein: protein MEPQLQHTVADGVATVVISNPAKRNAMTAGMWGALPGLLERLAGDADVRALVLTGAGDTFCAGADISSLRDPGEEAQGLAVRAEEALASFPGPTLAAVRGYCVGGGSQLAAACDLRFAEEGASFGVTPAKLGIVYPASSTRRLVALVGPAAAKYLLFSGELIGTDRALRTGLVDEVLPAGQLAKRVEEFTRVLVSRSQLTQAAAKEFANGRQDRDAHWAEQARGSGDTAEGVAAFLERRAPRFTYKVAGGS from the coding sequence ATGGAGCCACAGCTGCAGCACACCGTCGCGGACGGTGTCGCCACCGTCGTCATCAGCAATCCCGCCAAGCGCAACGCCATGACCGCGGGCATGTGGGGCGCCCTTCCCGGGCTGCTGGAGCGGCTCGCCGGGGACGCGGACGTACGGGCGCTGGTGCTGACGGGCGCCGGGGACACCTTCTGCGCGGGCGCGGACATCTCCTCGCTGCGCGATCCGGGCGAGGAGGCGCAGGGGCTCGCTGTACGGGCCGAGGAGGCGCTGGCTTCGTTCCCCGGACCGACGCTGGCGGCCGTCCGCGGTTACTGCGTGGGCGGCGGCAGCCAGCTGGCGGCGGCCTGCGATCTGCGGTTCGCGGAGGAGGGCGCGTCCTTCGGGGTCACACCGGCCAAGCTCGGGATCGTCTATCCCGCGTCGTCCACCCGGCGGCTGGTCGCGCTGGTGGGTCCTGCCGCAGCCAAGTACCTGTTGTTCTCGGGCGAGTTGATCGGTACGGACCGGGCGCTGCGCACCGGCCTGGTGGACGAGGTGCTTCCGGCGGGCCAACTGGCCAAGCGTGTGGAGGAGTTCACCCGGGTGCTCGTCTCGCGCTCGCAGCTGACGCAGGCGGCGGCCAAGGAGTTCGCGAACGGGCGGCAGGACCGGGACGCCCACTGGGCGGAGCAGGCGCGCGGCAGCGGCGACACCGCGGAGGGGGTCGCCGCCTTCCTGGAGCGCAGGGCTCCGCGCTTCACCTACAAAGTGGCAGGCGGTTCCTGA
- a CDS encoding ATP-binding protein: MVKSERPGSTEDAPAGYEGVWRFTAPAADVSVPQARHAVRDLLNRQGVPAQDELVQGLLLIVSELVTNAVRHAALLSPILAVEVAIGTEWIRVSVEDNHPYRPKALERDYAQTGGRGLLLVREITVEAGGVCDIEHTASGGKIIWVALPLAGPSLTSPPSAPSAL, from the coding sequence GTGGTGAAGAGCGAACGTCCAGGTTCCACCGAAGACGCCCCGGCAGGCTACGAAGGCGTCTGGCGGTTCACCGCCCCCGCGGCCGACGTCTCCGTCCCGCAGGCCCGGCACGCCGTCCGCGACCTGCTGAACCGCCAGGGCGTACCGGCGCAGGACGAACTGGTGCAGGGGCTGCTGCTCATCGTCTCCGAGCTGGTCACCAACGCCGTACGCCATGCGGCGCTGCTCTCGCCCATACTGGCCGTCGAGGTTGCCATCGGCACGGAGTGGATCAGGGTCTCCGTGGAGGACAACCACCCCTACCGGCCCAAGGCCCTGGAGCGGGACTACGCGCAGACCGGTGGGCGCGGCCTGCTGCTCGTACGGGAGATCACCGTGGAGGCCGGCGGGGTGTGCGACATCGAGCACACCGCGAGCGGCGGCAAGATCATCTGGGTCGCGCTGCCGCTCGCCGGCCCCTCGCTCACCAGCCCGCCTTCGGCCCCGTCAGCTCTCTGA
- the idi gene encoding isopentenyl-diphosphate Delta-isomerase → MPSTPVTAANSSSNGTAQEILLELVDEDGKTIGTAEKLAAHQAPGQLHRAFSVFLFDESGRLLIQRRALGKYHSPGVWSNTCCGHPYPGESPFAAAARRTYEELGISPSLLAEAGTVRYNHPDPDSGLVEQEYNHLFVGMAQAALRPDPEEVGETSFVTADELAEQHARAPFSAWFMTVLDAARPAIRELTGPKAGW, encoded by the coding sequence ATGCCGAGCACACCAGTCACCGCGGCGAACAGCTCGTCGAACGGCACCGCACAGGAGATCCTGCTTGAGCTGGTCGACGAGGACGGCAAAACCATCGGCACCGCGGAGAAGCTCGCCGCACATCAGGCTCCCGGCCAGTTGCACCGCGCTTTCTCCGTCTTCCTCTTCGACGAGTCGGGCCGGCTGCTGATCCAGCGCCGCGCGCTCGGCAAGTACCACTCCCCCGGCGTCTGGTCGAACACCTGCTGCGGGCACCCCTACCCCGGGGAGTCGCCGTTCGCCGCCGCCGCCCGGCGTACGTACGAGGAGCTGGGCATCTCCCCCTCCCTGCTCGCCGAGGCGGGCACCGTCCGCTACAACCACCCGGACCCGGACTCGGGCCTGGTCGAGCAGGAGTACAACCACCTCTTCGTCGGGATGGCGCAGGCCGCGCTCCGGCCCGACCCGGAAGAGGTCGGCGAGACGTCCTTCGTCACCGCCGACGAGCTGGCAGAACAGCATGCGCGGGCGCCGTTCTCGGCGTGGTTCATGACGGTGCTCGACGCGGCGCGTCCGGCGATCAGAGAGCTGACGGGGCCGAAGGCGGGCTGGTGA
- a CDS encoding cation diffusion facilitator family transporter, with protein MGAGHDHGHTHGGPPPTGTAAAAYKGRLRIALGITLTVMTVEIVGGLLSNSLALIADAAHMATDALGLAMALLAIHFANRPPTRNATFGYARAEILAALANCLLLLGVGGFLLFEAVDRFITPAETKSGTAIVFALIGFVANMVSLSLLMKGQKDSLNVRGAFLEVLADALGSVTVLVSAGVIMATGWQAADPIASLVIGLMIVPRTWKLLRETLGVLLETAPPGVDMAEVREHILGLPGVEDVHDLHAWTITSGMPVLSAHIVVTQDALDSVGHEKMLHALQGCLGDHFDVEHCTFQLEPSGHAEHEAKLCH; from the coding sequence ATGGGGGCTGGGCACGATCACGGGCATACGCACGGCGGGCCGCCGCCCACCGGCACGGCTGCCGCCGCGTACAAGGGACGGCTTCGTATCGCGCTCGGCATCACGCTGACCGTCATGACGGTCGAGATCGTCGGTGGACTGCTCTCGAATTCGCTGGCGCTGATCGCGGACGCGGCCCATATGGCGACGGACGCCCTGGGGCTCGCGATGGCACTCCTCGCGATCCACTTCGCCAACCGCCCGCCCACCCGCAACGCCACCTTCGGCTACGCCAGGGCCGAGATCCTCGCCGCGCTGGCCAACTGTCTGCTGCTGCTCGGCGTCGGTGGGTTTCTGCTCTTCGAGGCCGTCGACCGGTTCATCACACCCGCCGAGACCAAGAGCGGTACGGCGATCGTCTTCGCCCTGATCGGTTTCGTCGCGAACATGGTCTCGCTCTCCCTCCTGATGAAGGGGCAGAAGGACAGCCTCAATGTGCGGGGCGCCTTCCTGGAGGTGCTCGCGGACGCTCTCGGCTCGGTCACCGTGCTGGTCTCGGCCGGCGTGATCATGGCGACCGGCTGGCAGGCGGCCGACCCCATCGCGTCCCTGGTGATCGGCCTCATGATCGTGCCGCGCACCTGGAAGCTGCTGCGGGAGACGCTCGGCGTACTGCTGGAGACGGCGCCCCCGGGTGTCGACATGGCCGAGGTGCGCGAGCACATACTCGGTCTGCCCGGGGTCGAGGACGTACACGATCTGCACGCCTGGACGATCACCTCCGGCATGCCGGTCCTCTCGGCGCACATCGTCGTCACGCAGGACGCGCTCGACTCGGTCGGCCACGAGAAGATGCTGCACGCGCTGCAGGGCTGCCTCGGCGACCACTTCGACGTCGAGCACTGCACGTTCCAGCTTGAGCCGAGCGGTCACGCCGAGCACGAGGCGAAGCTCTGCCACTGA
- the galE gene encoding UDP-glucose 4-epimerase GalE produces MTWLITGGAGYIGAHVARTMAEAGERVVVLDDVSSGVTDRLPPEIPLVSGSVLDRELLDRTLAEHNVTGVVHLAAKKQVGESVQQPLLYYRENVFGLTVLLEAVAAAGVRRFVFSSSAAVYGVPEVDLIPENTPCAPINPYGETKLVGEWLVRAAGRAHGISTACLRYFNVAGAARPELADTGVFNIIPMFFDRITRGEAPRIFGDDYPTPDGTCIRDYIHVADLADAHLAVARALTDAAGDLTLNIGRGEGVSVRELADLVAEVTGSGLAPVIEPRRPGDAAQAVASSDLIAKELGWSASRGVREMVVSAWEGWLLRHPEARRS; encoded by the coding sequence ATGACTTGGCTGATCACAGGTGGTGCGGGGTACATCGGCGCGCATGTGGCGCGGACCATGGCCGAAGCGGGTGAGCGGGTGGTCGTACTCGACGACGTCTCCTCCGGCGTCACGGACCGGCTGCCACCGGAGATCCCGCTGGTGAGCGGCTCCGTACTCGACAGGGAGCTGCTCGACCGTACGCTCGCCGAGCACAACGTCACAGGTGTGGTGCATCTCGCGGCGAAGAAGCAGGTCGGCGAGTCGGTGCAGCAGCCGCTGCTCTACTACCGGGAGAACGTGTTCGGTCTCACGGTGCTGCTCGAAGCGGTCGCCGCGGCCGGGGTGCGCCGCTTCGTCTTCTCCTCGTCCGCAGCGGTGTACGGGGTGCCCGAGGTGGATCTCATCCCCGAGAACACACCCTGCGCCCCGATCAACCCGTACGGCGAGACCAAACTGGTCGGCGAGTGGCTCGTGCGGGCCGCGGGCCGGGCGCACGGCATCTCGACCGCGTGCCTGCGCTACTTCAATGTGGCGGGTGCGGCGAGGCCGGAGCTGGCCGACACCGGGGTCTTCAACATCATCCCGATGTTCTTCGACCGGATCACCCGCGGCGAGGCCCCGCGGATCTTCGGGGACGACTACCCGACCCCGGACGGCACGTGCATCCGTGACTACATTCACGTCGCCGATCTCGCCGACGCCCATCTGGCCGTCGCGCGGGCGCTGACCGACGCCGCCGGGGACCTGACGCTGAACATCGGCCGCGGCGAGGGTGTCTCGGTGCGCGAGCTCGCCGATCTGGTGGCCGAGGTCACCGGTTCCGGGCTGGCCCCGGTGATCGAGCCGCGCCGTCCCGGTGACGCCGCTCAGGCCGTCGCCTCGTCCGATCTGATCGCCAAGGAGCTGGGCTGGTCCGCCTCGCGCGGTGTGCGCGAGATGGTCGTGTCGGCATGGGAAGGCTGGCTGCTGCGGCATCCGGAAGCCCGCCGGAGCTGA
- a CDS encoding DUF5941 domain-containing protein, translating to MSTAILTGPPVPGSPLEGDLRSLGFDVRSAADADETVKLLDATPAGERVALVDPRFVGHVHSLRLALTDPRFPAAAAPGALTAQPEARAALADAVRSAPAGPDAVAEALDAAGTAVQRPELGSLVAAVPTDDAGREQARAAVAAVDEEAVRLRTAVKSRDGFFTTFCISPYSRYIARWCARRGFTPNQVTTASLITALIAAGCAATGTRGGYIAAGALLLFSFVLDCTDGQLARYSLQYSTMGAWLDATFDRAKEYAYYAGLALGAARGGDDVWALALGAMVLQTGRHVVDFSFNEANHDAESNTSPTAALSDKLDSVGWTVWVRRMIVLPIGERWAMVAVLTAVTTPRIVFYALLVGCALAALYTTAGRVLRSLTRKARRTDRAAQALADLADSGPLAQAVAARGPRITGAWTAPVMAAIGAAALVSAALTQPFGSLQVVVAAVFYAVLSGIAVARPLKGALDWLVPPVFRAAEYGTILILAARSEVNGALQAAFGLVAAVAYHHYDTVYRIRGGTGAPPQWLVRTIGGHEGRTLVVVVLAAVLSPQNTHLTLALTVLAVAVALVVLVESIRFWVSSGAPAVHDEGEPA from the coding sequence CTGTCGACCGCCATCCTCACCGGTCCGCCGGTACCCGGATCGCCGCTCGAGGGCGATCTGCGGTCGCTGGGATTCGACGTACGGTCCGCCGCCGATGCGGACGAGACCGTCAAGCTGCTCGACGCGACACCGGCCGGTGAACGCGTCGCGCTCGTCGACCCGCGTTTCGTCGGTCACGTCCACTCCCTGCGCCTCGCGCTCACGGACCCCCGCTTCCCCGCAGCCGCCGCCCCCGGCGCGCTCACGGCGCAGCCCGAGGCCCGCGCCGCACTCGCCGACGCCGTGCGCAGCGCTCCGGCCGGGCCCGACGCCGTCGCCGAGGCGCTCGACGCCGCAGGCACCGCCGTACAGCGGCCCGAACTCGGCTCGCTGGTCGCCGCCGTCCCCACGGACGACGCCGGGCGCGAGCAGGCCCGCGCCGCCGTCGCCGCCGTCGACGAGGAAGCCGTACGGCTGCGGACCGCGGTGAAGTCCCGCGACGGCTTCTTCACCACCTTCTGCATCAGCCCGTACTCGCGCTACATCGCCCGTTGGTGCGCCCGCCGGGGCTTCACCCCCAACCAGGTCACCACCGCTTCGCTGATCACCGCGCTGATCGCGGCCGGCTGCGCGGCGACCGGCACCCGGGGCGGCTACATCGCGGCCGGTGCGCTGCTGCTCTTCTCCTTCGTGCTGGACTGCACCGACGGGCAGCTCGCCCGTTACTCGCTGCAGTACTCGACGATGGGCGCCTGGCTCGACGCGACCTTCGACCGCGCCAAGGAGTACGCGTACTACGCCGGCCTCGCACTCGGCGCCGCCCGGGGCGGCGACGACGTATGGGCGCTGGCGCTCGGCGCGATGGTGCTCCAGACCGGCCGCCACGTCGTGGACTTCTCCTTCAACGAGGCGAACCACGACGCGGAGTCCAATACGAGCCCCACCGCCGCGCTCTCCGACAAGCTCGACAGCGTCGGCTGGACGGTCTGGGTCCGCAGGATGATCGTCCTGCCGATCGGCGAGCGGTGGGCGATGGTCGCGGTCCTGACCGCCGTCACCACTCCGCGCATCGTCTTCTACGCCCTGCTCGTCGGCTGCGCGCTCGCCGCCCTCTACACCACGGCCGGCCGCGTCCTGCGCTCGCTGACCCGCAAGGCACGGCGTACCGACCGAGCCGCCCAGGCCCTCGCAGACCTCGCGGACAGCGGGCCGCTCGCCCAGGCCGTGGCGGCACGCGGGCCCCGTATCACGGGGGCGTGGACCGCCCCGGTGATGGCCGCGATCGGCGCTGCGGCGCTGGTGAGCGCGGCGCTCACGCAGCCGTTCGGCAGCCTGCAAGTGGTCGTCGCGGCCGTCTTCTACGCGGTCCTCTCGGGCATAGCCGTGGCACGCCCCCTCAAGGGCGCCCTCGACTGGCTCGTCCCCCCTGTTTTCCGGGCGGCCGAATACGGCACGATCCTGATTCTCGCGGCCCGGTCCGAGGTGAATGGAGCGTTGCAGGCTGCTTTCGGGCTGGTGGCGGCCGTCGCCTACCATCACTACGACACGGTGTACCGCATCCGCGGTGGCACCGGCGCGCCGCCCCAGTGGCTGGTGCGGACGATCGGCGGGCACGAAGGCCGGACGCTCGTGGTGGTGGTACTCGCCGCGGTCCTGTCGCCGCAGAACACACACCTCACCCTGGCGCTCACGGTCCTCGCTGTGGCCGTGGCGCTCGTGGTGCTCGTGGAGTCCATCCGTTTCTGGGTGTCCTCCGGAGCTCCCGCAGTACACGACGAAGGAGAACCCGCATGA
- a CDS encoding phosphocholine cytidylyltransferase family protein, which produces MIGLVLAAGAGRRLRPYTDTLPKALVPVDGDTTVLDLTLGNFAEVGLTEVAIVVGYRKEAVYERREALEAKYGLKITLVDNDKAEEWNNAYSLWCARDVLKQGVILANGDTVHPVSVEKTLLAARGKGQKIILALDTVKHLADEEMKVITDGEKGVQRITKLMDPATATGEYIGVTLIEPEAAEELADALKTTFERDPDLYYEDGYQELVNRGFTVDVAPIGEVTWVEIDNHDDLAKGREIACLY; this is translated from the coding sequence ATGATCGGCCTCGTACTGGCTGCCGGCGCCGGACGGCGTCTGCGTCCCTACACGGACACCCTCCCCAAGGCACTGGTGCCCGTGGACGGCGACACGACCGTCCTCGACCTGACGCTCGGCAACTTCGCGGAGGTCGGCCTGACCGAGGTCGCGATCGTCGTCGGTTACCGCAAGGAAGCCGTGTACGAGCGGCGGGAGGCCCTTGAGGCGAAGTACGGCCTCAAGATCACGCTCGTCGACAACGACAAGGCCGAGGAGTGGAACAACGCCTACTCCCTGTGGTGCGCGCGTGACGTCCTCAAGCAGGGTGTGATCCTCGCCAACGGCGACACCGTGCACCCCGTCTCCGTCGAGAAGACGCTGCTCGCCGCCCGCGGCAAGGGCCAGAAGATAATCCTCGCCCTCGACACGGTGAAGCACCTCGCCGACGAGGAGATGAAGGTCATCACCGACGGCGAGAAGGGCGTTCAGCGAATCACCAAGCTGATGGACCCGGCCACCGCCACCGGCGAGTACATCGGTGTCACCCTCATAGAGCCCGAGGCCGCCGAAGAACTCGCCGACGCACTGAAGACCACCTTCGAGCGCGACCCCGACCTCTACTACGAGGACGGCTACCAGGAGCTGGTCAACCGCGGCTTCACCGTCGACGTGGCCCCCATCGGCGAAGTGACGTGGGTCGAGATCGACAACCACGACGACCTCGCGAAGGGCCGTGAGATCGCGTGCCTGTACTGA
- a CDS encoding iron-containing alcohol dehydrogenase family protein produces the protein MPVLTRLIPSPVVVDISCGAMDDLAGLLADQRISNSGKLAIATSGGSGLALRDKLAPVLPDADWFPVADGTIDSAVKLADDIKGKRYDAVVGLGGGKIIDVAKYAAARVGLPMVAVATNLSHDGICSPVSILDNDNGRGSYGVPTPIAMVIDLDVIREAPVRFVRSGIGDAISNISAIADWELSHRITGEPVDGLAAAMARTAGEAVLRHPGGAGTDEFLTVLAESLVLSGIAMSISGDTRPSSGACHEISHAFDLLFPKRSALHGEQVGIGAAFAMHLRGAQDDAALFADVLRRHGLPVLPAEIGFSVDEFVEAVQYAPQTRPGRFTILEHLDLSADQIRDAYADYVKTISS, from the coding sequence GTGCCTGTACTGACCCGGCTCATCCCGTCCCCGGTCGTCGTCGACATCAGCTGCGGCGCCATGGACGATCTGGCCGGCCTCCTGGCCGACCAGCGGATCTCCAACTCGGGCAAGCTCGCCATCGCCACCAGCGGCGGCTCGGGACTGGCGCTGCGCGACAAGCTCGCGCCGGTCCTGCCCGACGCCGACTGGTTCCCCGTCGCCGACGGGACGATCGACTCCGCCGTCAAGCTCGCCGACGACATCAAGGGCAAGCGGTACGACGCCGTGGTCGGCCTCGGCGGCGGCAAGATCATCGACGTGGCGAAGTACGCGGCGGCCCGGGTCGGCCTGCCGATGGTCGCCGTCGCGACGAACCTCTCGCACGACGGCATCTGCTCGCCGGTGTCCATCCTGGACAACGACAACGGCCGCGGCTCCTACGGCGTACCCACGCCCATCGCCATGGTCATCGACCTCGACGTGATCCGCGAGGCACCGGTCCGCTTCGTCCGGTCCGGCATCGGCGACGCGATCTCCAACATCTCGGCCATCGCCGACTGGGAGCTGTCCCACCGCATCACGGGCGAGCCGGTCGATGGACTGGCCGCCGCCATGGCCCGTACGGCAGGAGAAGCCGTACTCCGCCACCCCGGCGGCGCCGGCACCGACGAGTTCCTCACGGTCCTCGCCGAGTCCCTCGTCCTGTCCGGCATCGCCATGTCGATCAGCGGCGACACCCGGCCCTCGTCCGGCGCGTGCCACGAGATCAGCCACGCCTTCGACCTGCTCTTCCCGAAGCGCTCCGCGCTCCACGGCGAGCAGGTCGGCATCGGTGCGGCCTTCGCGATGCACCTGCGCGGGGCGCAGGACGACGCCGCGCTCTTCGCCGACGTACTGCGCAGGCACGGCCTGCCGGTGCTGCCCGCGGAGATCGGCTTCAGCGTCGACGAGTTCGTCGAGGCCGTTCAGTACGCCCCGCAGACCCGCCCGGGACGCTTCACGATCCTGGAGCACCTCGACCTGTCCGCAGACCAGATCAGGGACGCTTACGCCGACTATGTCAAGACCATCAGTAGCTGA
- a CDS encoding CDP-alcohol phosphatidyltransferase family protein, whose protein sequence is MSRPSVAELRPVVHPEGVKDRRSGEHWAGRMYMREISLHIDPYLVNTKITPNQLTYLMVVVGVIGGATLLIPGLTGAILTVVLFQIYLLLDCVDGEVARWRKQTSITGVYLDRIGHYLCEAALLVGFGVRGADVFGDGGPEWLWAFLGTLAALGAILIKAETDLVDVARQRSGLPAVKDEASVPRSSGLALARRAAAALKFHRLVGGIEASLFILVVAIIDSVQGDLFFTRLGIAILAGIAIVQTLLHLVSILASSRLK, encoded by the coding sequence ATGTCAAGACCATCAGTAGCTGAACTCCGTCCGGTCGTTCACCCCGAGGGAGTGAAGGACCGGCGCAGCGGTGAGCACTGGGCCGGGCGCATGTACATGCGAGAGATCTCGCTGCACATCGACCCGTACCTGGTGAACACGAAGATCACGCCCAACCAGCTCACCTACCTCATGGTGGTCGTGGGCGTCATCGGCGGTGCGACGCTGCTGATCCCCGGGCTCACCGGCGCGATCCTCACGGTGGTGCTGTTCCAGATCTATCTGCTGCTCGACTGCGTCGACGGCGAGGTCGCCCGCTGGCGCAAGCAGACCTCGATCACCGGCGTCTACCTGGACCGCATCGGCCACTACCTGTGCGAGGCGGCCCTGCTGGTGGGCTTCGGCGTACGCGGCGCGGACGTCTTCGGCGACGGAGGGCCGGAGTGGCTGTGGGCCTTCCTCGGTACGCTCGCCGCGCTGGGTGCGATCCTGATCAAGGCCGAGACCGATCTGGTCGACGTGGCCCGCCAGCGCAGCGGACTGCCCGCCGTCAAGGACGAGGCCTCCGTGCCCCGCTCCTCCGGTCTGGCCCTGGCCCGTCGCGCCGCGGCGGCGCTGAAGTTCCACCGGCTGGTCGGCGGCATCGAGGCGAGCCTGTTCATCCTGGTCGTGGCGATCATCGACAGTGTCCAGGGTGACCTGTTCTTCACCCGCCTCGGCATCGCCATCCTCGCGGGCATCGCGATCGTCCAGACGCTTCTGCACCTCGTGTCCATCCTCGCTTCGAGCAGGCTGAAGTGA
- a CDS encoding glycosyltransferase family 2 protein — protein sequence MKVGAVIITMGNRPDELRALLDSVAKQDGDRVEVVVVGNGSPVTGVPEGVRTVELPENLGIPGGRNAGIEAFGPSGAEMDVLLFLDDDGLLAHHDTAELCRQAFAADPKLGIISFRIADPDTGETARRHVPRLRASDPMRSSRVTTFLGGANAVRTKVFAEVGGLPDEFFYAHEETDLAWRALDAGWMIDYRSDMVLYHPTTAPSRHAVYHRMVARNRVWLARRNLPALLVPVYLGVWLLLTLARRPSGPALKAWFGGFWEGWTNASGPRRPMKWRTVWRLTRLGRPPVV from the coding sequence ATGAAGGTCGGCGCCGTCATCATCACCATGGGCAACCGCCCGGACGAGCTGCGCGCCCTCCTCGACTCGGTCGCCAAGCAGGACGGCGACCGCGTCGAGGTCGTGGTCGTGGGCAACGGCTCCCCGGTCACCGGTGTCCCCGAGGGCGTACGGACCGTGGAGCTGCCCGAGAATCTGGGCATCCCCGGCGGCCGCAACGCCGGCATCGAGGCGTTCGGCCCCAGCGGCGCCGAGATGGACGTTCTCCTCTTCCTCGACGACGACGGTCTGCTGGCCCACCACGACACGGCCGAGCTGTGCCGCCAGGCCTTCGCCGCCGACCCGAAGCTGGGCATCATCAGCTTCCGGATCGCGGACCCGGACACGGGGGAGACCGCACGCCGCCACGTGCCCCGGCTGCGTGCGTCGGACCCCATGCGCTCCTCGCGCGTCACGACCTTCCTCGGCGGCGCCAATGCCGTACGTACCAAGGTCTTCGCCGAGGTCGGCGGGCTGCCGGACGAGTTCTTCTACGCTCATGAGGAGACCGATCTGGCCTGGCGGGCGCTCGACGCCGGCTGGATGATCGACTACCGCTCGGACATGGTCCTGTACCACCCGACGACCGCTCCCTCCCGCCATGCGGTGTACCACCGCATGGTGGCCAGGAACCGGGTCTGGCTGGCCCGCCGCAATCTGCCGGCCCTCCTGGTGCCCGTCTACCTCGGTGTGTGGCTGCTGCTCACGCTGGCGCGACGCCCCTCCGGACCTGCGCTGAAGGCATGGTTCGGCGGCTTCTGGGAGGGGTGGACAAATGCCTCAGGTCCCCGCCGTCCGATGAAGTGGCGTACCGTCTGGCGCCTGACCCGGCTCGGGCGACCCCCTGTTGTCTGA
- a CDS encoding ABC transporter permease, which translates to MSDTTHDGAVATSAPPSPDDALTPAELAAKYGLSVSGARPGLIEYVRQLWGRRHFILAFSQAKLTAQYSQAKLGQLWQVATPLLNALVYFLIFGLMLNADRGMPREVYVPFLVTGVFVFTFTQSSVMAGVRSISGNLGLVRALHFPRASLPISFALQQLQQLLFSMIVLVIIAVAFRSYPSLSWLLVIPALALQFVFNIGLALIMARLGSKTPDLAQLMPFVMRTWMYASGVMFSIPVMLSDKDLPGWVTDVLQWNPAAVYMDLIRFGLIDGYGSENLPPHVWAVGLGWALLIGAAGFVYFWKAEERYGRG; encoded by the coding sequence GTGAGTGACACAACCCATGACGGTGCGGTCGCGACGAGCGCCCCGCCATCTCCCGACGACGCACTTACCCCGGCGGAGCTCGCCGCCAAGTACGGCCTGTCGGTGAGCGGTGCCCGACCGGGGCTGATCGAGTACGTCCGGCAGCTGTGGGGCCGGCGCCACTTCATCCTCGCCTTCTCGCAGGCGAAGCTGACCGCCCAGTACAGCCAGGCCAAGCTCGGCCAGCTGTGGCAGGTGGCGACCCCGCTGCTGAACGCGCTCGTCTACTTCCTCATCTTCGGCCTGATGCTGAACGCCGACCGGGGCATGCCCCGGGAGGTCTACGTCCCCTTCCTGGTCACGGGCGTATTCGTCTTCACCTTCACCCAGAGCTCGGTGATGGCCGGCGTCCGGTCGATCTCGGGCAACCTCGGGCTGGTCAGAGCGCTGCACTTCCCGCGCGCCTCGCTGCCGATCTCCTTCGCGCTCCAGCAGCTCCAGCAGCTGCTGTTTTCGATGATCGTGCTGGTGATCATCGCGGTCGCCTTCCGCAGCTACCCCTCGCTGTCCTGGCTGCTCGTCATTCCGGCGCTGGCCCTGCAATTCGTCTTCAACATCGGCCTCGCCCTGATCATGGCCAGGCTCGGCAGCAAGACGCCCGACCTCGCGCAGCTGATGCCGTTCGTGATGCGTACGTGGATGTACGCGTCCGGCGTGATGTTCAGCATCCCGGTGATGCTCAGCGACAAGGACCTGCCCGGCTGGGTCACGGACGTGCTCCAGTGGAATCCGGCGGCCGTCTACATGGACCTCATCCGCTTCGGCCTGATCGACGGGTACGGCTCCGAGAACCTGCCCCCGCACGTGTGGGCGGTCGGTCTGGGCTGGGCGCTGCTGATCGGCGCCGCGGGCTTTGTCTACTTCTGGAAGGCTGAGGAGAGGTACGGCCGTGGCTGA